The genomic stretch TAAAATAACGCCTTCCAATTTCGACATCCACGAAATTTTCGTATCGCTCACCATCTGTTTAAACTCCGGGTACAAGGAAATCACCTCAACCATCAGAGAGAGACACAAAATTTCGGGAATATCACTATCCAAACGTTTGGCCCCGTAATGACCGATACTTTCTAAATTATGGATCGTCAAGTCAACAAATTCCCGTAACGAATGCACCCGGCTCATCTCCTCGGCCCGTCGGTTATTCAACATACGGTAATACCTCGTCACCCCCTCTTTCAAAACCTCCTCCTTGTTCAAAAAATGATAATAAAACGTCCCTTTCGTCATCCCCACGGCTTTCTCCAAGTCGGTAAGCGTTACCG from Butyricimonas virosa encodes the following:
- a CDS encoding TetR/AcrR family transcriptional regulator, with product MNGTRDTIIETAFLLFLKKGFKAVTLTDLEKAVGMTKGTFYYHFLNKEEVLKEGVTRYYRMLNNRRAEEMSRVHSLREFVDLTIHNLESIGHYGAKRLDSDIPEILCLSLMVEVISLYPEFKQMVSDTKISWMSKLEGVILGAKRAKEIRDDVDTSILAKNLLNISIGLINYIVMHQDISYALSSVRYQYEQLYSLVKAR